One part of the Arabidopsis thaliana chromosome 1 sequence genome encodes these proteins:
- the CLE13 gene encoding CLAVATA3/ESR-RELATED 13 (CLAVATA3/ESR-RELATED 13 (CLE13); BEST Arabidopsis thaliana protein match is: CLAVATA3/ESR-RELATED 12 (TAIR:AT1G68795.1); Has 69 Blast hits to 69 proteins in 14 species: Archae - 0; Bacteria - 0; Metazoa - 0; Fungi - 0; Plants - 69; Viruses - 0; Other Eukaryotes - 0 (source: NCBI BLink).), whose product MATTRVSHVLGFLLWISLLIFVSIGLFGNFSSKPINPFPSPVITLPALYYRPGRRALAVKTFDFTPFLKDLRRSNHRKALPAGGSEIDPRYGVEKRLVPSGPNPLHH is encoded by the coding sequence ATGGCGACGACTAGAGTCTCACATGTCTTAGGGTTTCTTCTATGgatctctcttctcatcttcGTCTCCATAGGGTTGTTTGGCAATTTCAGCTCCAAACCCATAAACCCTTTTCCTTCTCCGGTTATTACCTTGCCGGCCCTTTACTACCGGCCGGGAAGAAGAGCTTTGGCGGTGAAAACGTTTGACTTCACACCGTTCTTGAAAGATCTTCGCCGGAGTAATCATCGGAAAGCTTTGCCGGCGGGAGGATCCGAGATTGACCCGAGATATGGCGTTGAAAAACGACTCGTCCCATCTGGTCCAAACCCCTTGCACCACTGA
- a CDS encoding obscurin-like protein (unknown protein; Has 34 Blast hits to 33 proteins in 15 species: Archae - 0; Bacteria - 0; Metazoa - 0; Fungi - 0; Plants - 32; Viruses - 0; Other Eukaryotes - 2 (source: NCBI BLink).) produces the protein MARKANNSFFLEEWLRTVSGSSVSGDLVKQNSAPSARSIIQAWSEIRESLQNQNFDSRYLQALRALVSSESTIHVADPQAKLLISILAFQDVSLPSESYTLVLRLLYVWIRKAFRPSQALVGVAVQAIRGVVDDRRNLQPALVAQSVLVSGAFACVPSLSGDVKVLCLELLCRLLEEEYSLVGSQEELVPVVLAGIGYALSSSLDVHYVRLLDLLFGIWLKDEGPRGTVTYGLMILHLIEWVVSGYMRSNSINKMSLFANEVLETSKEKYAVFAVFMAAAGVVRASTAGFSSGAQSLEISKLRNSAEKRIEFVAQILVSNGNVVTLPTTQREGPLLKCFAIALARCGSVSSSAPLLLCLTSALLTQVFPLGQIYESFCNAFGKEPIGPRLIWVREHLSDVLFKESGAISGAFCNQYSSASEENKYIVENMIWDFCQNLYLQHRQIAMLLCGIEDTLLGDIEKIAESSFLMVVVFALAVTKQWLKPIVSKERKMVTSVKILVSFSCVEYFRHIRLPEYMETIREVISCVQENDAPCVSFVESIPAYDSLTNPKDLFTQRIKYEWSRDDVQTSRILFYLRVIPTCIGRLSASAFRGVVASTMFLYIGHPNRKVAQASHTLLAAFLSSAKESEEDERTQFKEQLVFYYMQRSLEVYPEITPFEGLASGVATLVQHLPAGSPAIFYSVHSLVEKASTFSTESLQGRKSDPGNQILELLLRLVSLVDIQVLPYLMKSLAQLVIKLPKERQNVVLGELYGQVAESDDVIRKPSLVSWLQSLNYLCSNNRTEVLASGSTIDTSNQLAARL, from the exons ATGGCGAGAAAAGCTAACAATAGTTTTTTCCTTGAAGAATGGTTAAGGACTGTGAGTGGAAGTAGTGTCTCTGGTGATCTAGTGAAGCAAAATTCTGCTCCATCTGCTAGGTCGATTATTCAAGCATGGTCTGAGATTCGTGAATctcttcaaaaccaaaactttgatTCACGTTACCTTCAAGCTTTGAGAGCTTTGGTTAGCTCTGAGTCCACTATCCATGTTGCAGATCCCCAAGCAAAGCTACTTATTTCTATACTAGCTTTTCAAGATGTATCTCTTCCGTCTGAGTCTTACACACTTGTTCTCAGACTACTCTATGTGTGGATTAGGAAAGCATTTCGACCGTCTCAAGCACTTGTTGGTGTAGCGGTTCAGGCCATTCGTGGCGTTGTTGATGACAGGCGTAATCTCCAACCAGCCTTAGTAGCGCAGAGTGTTCTGGTTTCTGGTGCGTTTGCGTGTGTTCCTTCTCTGTCAGGAGACGTGAAAGTCTTATGCTTGGAATTGTTATGCAGGCTTTTGGAAGAAGAGTACTCTTTAGTGGGATCTCAAGAAGAACTTGTTCCTGTAGTGCTTGCAGGAATTGGGTATGCTTTATCTTCTTCGTTGGATGTTCATTACGTCAGACTATTGGATTTATTGTTTGGCATTTGGTTAAAAGACGAGGGTCCTCGTGGCACTGTCACTTACGGTCTGATGATTCTTCATTTGATTGAGTGGGTTGTGTCAGGTTATATGCGGTCTAATTCTATCAACAAGATGTCTCTTTTTGCGAACGAGGTACTAGAGACTTCTAAGGAAAAGTATGCTGTTTTCGCTGTCTTCATGGCAGCAGCTGGGGTAGTGAGAGCTTCCACGGCAGGATTCAGTAGTGGTGCACAGAGTTTGGAGATTTCTAAACTAAGAAATTCAGCTGAAAAGCGAATAGAATTTGTAGctcaaattttagtttctaaTGGTAATGTTGTTACACTTCCAACCACACAGAGAGAAGGTCCCCTGTTGAAGTGCTTTGCTATTGCATTGGCTCGATGTGGGTctgtttcttcctctgctcCTCTGCTTTTGTGTCTCACTTCTGCATTGTTAACTCAGGTATTTCCTTTAGGCCAGATATATGAATCATTTTGCAATGCTTTTGGCAAAGAGCCTATTGGACCAAGACTCATTTGGGTCAGGGAGCATCTTTCTGATGTTCTTTTCAAGGAATCAGGGGCCATATCTGGGGCTTTCTGCAATCAATATTCATCAGCAAGTGAAGAGAACAAGTATATTGTGGAGAATATGATTTGGGATTTCTGTCAAAATCTCTACTTACAGCACCGTCAAATTGCTATGTTGCTTTGTGGTATAGAAGATACATTGCTTGGAGACATCGAGAAAATTGCAGAATCATCTTTCCTTATGGTTGTCGTCTTTGCGCTAGCTGTTACGAAACAATGGCTAAAACCAATAGTgtctaaagaaagaaaaatggtgaCATCAGTTAAGATATTAGTTTCGTTCTCCTGTGTAGAGTATTTCAGGCATATTCGTTTACCTGAATACATGGAGACAATTAGAGAGGTGATTTCATGTGTCCAGGAGAATGATGCTCCTTGTGTTTCATTTGTAGAGTCCATTCCTGCCTATGATAGCTTGACGAATCCGAAAG ACTTGTTTACGCAAAGGATAAAATATGAATGGTCAAGAGATGATGTGCAGACATCTCGAATATTGTTTTATCTTCGAGTAATCCCAACTTGCATCGGACGGTTATCTGCTTCTGCCTTCAGGGGAGTGGTTGCATCAACCATGTTTTT ATATATTGGACATCCTAACAGAAAAGTGGCGCAAGCATCTCATACGTTGTTGGCAGCATTTCTCTCTTCAGCAAAAGAATCAGAGGAGGACGAACGAACTCAATTCAAAGAACAACTTGTTTTCTATTACATGCAACGATCTTTGGAG GTTTACCCTGAGATCACACCTTTTGAAGGTTTAGCTTCCGGCGTTGCAACCTTGGTCCAGCATCTACCTGCGGGAAGTCCTGCTATATTTTATTCTGTTCATAGCCTTGTTGAGAAGGCTTCTACATTTAGCACCGAATCATTGCAAGGCAGAAAGTCTGATCCTGGTAATCAGATTCTTGAGTTGCTTTTGCGACTTGTCTCTTTGGTTGATATACaa gtgTTGCCATATCTTATGAAGTCATTGGCACAGCTAGTTATAAAGTTACCAAAAGAAAGACAGAACGTTGTGCTTGGTGAATTGTATGGTCAAGTGGCTGAGTCAGACGATGTGATTCGCAAGCCTTCTTTGGTCTCTTGGCTACAGTCACTGAACTACTTATGTTCTAATAACCGTACTGAAGTTTTAGCTTCTGGATCAACGATAGACACTTCGAACCAGTTGGCTGCTCGACTCTAG
- a CDS encoding obscurin-like protein, which yields MARKANNSFFLEEWLRTVSGSSVSGDLVKQNSAPSARSIIQAWSEIRESLQNQNFDSRYLQALRALVSSESTIHVADPQAKLLISILAFQDVSLPSESYTLVLRLLYVWIRKAFRPSQALVGVAVQAIRGVVDDRRNLQPALVAQSVLVSGAFACVPSLSGDVKVLCLELLCRLLEEEYSLVGSQEELVPVVLAGIGYALSSSLDVHYVRLLDLLFGIWLKDEGPRGTVTYGLMILHLIEWVVSGYMRSNSINKMSLFANEVLETSKEKYAVFAVFMAAAGVVRASTAGFSSGAQSLEISKLRNSAEKRIEFVAQILVSNGNVVTLPTTQREGPLLKCFAIALARCGSVSSSAPLLLCLTSALLTQVFPLGQIYESFCNAFGKEPIGPRLIWVREHLSDVLFKESGAISGAFCNQYSSASEENKYIVENMIWDFCQNLYLQHRQIAMLLCGIEDTLLGDIEKIAESSFLMVVVFALAVTKQWLKPIVSKERKMVTSVKILVSFSCVEYFRHIRLPEYMETIREVISCVQENDAPCVSFVESIPAYDSLTNPKDLFTQRIKYEWSRDDVQTSRILFYLRVIPTCIGRLSASAFRGVVASTMFLYIGHPNRKVAQASHTLLAAFLSSAKESEEDERTQFKEQLVFYYMQRSLEVYPEITPFEGLASGVATLVQHLPAGSPAIFYSVHSLVEKASTFSTESLQGRKSDPGNQILELLLRLVSLVDIQVSFFFGHLHLLELLENGYCAHTLMFSPSLYTFLFWFRCCHIL from the exons ATGGCGAGAAAAGCTAACAATAGTTTTTTCCTTGAAGAATGGTTAAGGACTGTGAGTGGAAGTAGTGTCTCTGGTGATCTAGTGAAGCAAAATTCTGCTCCATCTGCTAGGTCGATTATTCAAGCATGGTCTGAGATTCGTGAATctcttcaaaaccaaaactttgatTCACGTTACCTTCAAGCTTTGAGAGCTTTGGTTAGCTCTGAGTCCACTATCCATGTTGCAGATCCCCAAGCAAAGCTACTTATTTCTATACTAGCTTTTCAAGATGTATCTCTTCCGTCTGAGTCTTACACACTTGTTCTCAGACTACTCTATGTGTGGATTAGGAAAGCATTTCGACCGTCTCAAGCACTTGTTGGTGTAGCGGTTCAGGCCATTCGTGGCGTTGTTGATGACAGGCGTAATCTCCAACCAGCCTTAGTAGCGCAGAGTGTTCTGGTTTCTGGTGCGTTTGCGTGTGTTCCTTCTCTGTCAGGAGACGTGAAAGTCTTATGCTTGGAATTGTTATGCAGGCTTTTGGAAGAAGAGTACTCTTTAGTGGGATCTCAAGAAGAACTTGTTCCTGTAGTGCTTGCAGGAATTGGGTATGCTTTATCTTCTTCGTTGGATGTTCATTACGTCAGACTATTGGATTTATTGTTTGGCATTTGGTTAAAAGACGAGGGTCCTCGTGGCACTGTCACTTACGGTCTGATGATTCTTCATTTGATTGAGTGGGTTGTGTCAGGTTATATGCGGTCTAATTCTATCAACAAGATGTCTCTTTTTGCGAACGAGGTACTAGAGACTTCTAAGGAAAAGTATGCTGTTTTCGCTGTCTTCATGGCAGCAGCTGGGGTAGTGAGAGCTTCCACGGCAGGATTCAGTAGTGGTGCACAGAGTTTGGAGATTTCTAAACTAAGAAATTCAGCTGAAAAGCGAATAGAATTTGTAGctcaaattttagtttctaaTGGTAATGTTGTTACACTTCCAACCACACAGAGAGAAGGTCCCCTGTTGAAGTGCTTTGCTATTGCATTGGCTCGATGTGGGTctgtttcttcctctgctcCTCTGCTTTTGTGTCTCACTTCTGCATTGTTAACTCAGGTATTTCCTTTAGGCCAGATATATGAATCATTTTGCAATGCTTTTGGCAAAGAGCCTATTGGACCAAGACTCATTTGGGTCAGGGAGCATCTTTCTGATGTTCTTTTCAAGGAATCAGGGGCCATATCTGGGGCTTTCTGCAATCAATATTCATCAGCAAGTGAAGAGAACAAGTATATTGTGGAGAATATGATTTGGGATTTCTGTCAAAATCTCTACTTACAGCACCGTCAAATTGCTATGTTGCTTTGTGGTATAGAAGATACATTGCTTGGAGACATCGAGAAAATTGCAGAATCATCTTTCCTTATGGTTGTCGTCTTTGCGCTAGCTGTTACGAAACAATGGCTAAAACCAATAGTgtctaaagaaagaaaaatggtgaCATCAGTTAAGATATTAGTTTCGTTCTCCTGTGTAGAGTATTTCAGGCATATTCGTTTACCTGAATACATGGAGACAATTAGAGAGGTGATTTCATGTGTCCAGGAGAATGATGCTCCTTGTGTTTCATTTGTAGAGTCCATTCCTGCCTATGATAGCTTGACGAATCCGAAAG ACTTGTTTACGCAAAGGATAAAATATGAATGGTCAAGAGATGATGTGCAGACATCTCGAATATTGTTTTATCTTCGAGTAATCCCAACTTGCATCGGACGGTTATCTGCTTCTGCCTTCAGGGGAGTGGTTGCATCAACCATGTTTTT ATATATTGGACATCCTAACAGAAAAGTGGCGCAAGCATCTCATACGTTGTTGGCAGCATTTCTCTCTTCAGCAAAAGAATCAGAGGAGGACGAACGAACTCAATTCAAAGAACAACTTGTTTTCTATTACATGCAACGATCTTTGGAG GTTTACCCTGAGATCACACCTTTTGAAGGTTTAGCTTCCGGCGTTGCAACCTTGGTCCAGCATCTACCTGCGGGAAGTCCTGCTATATTTTATTCTGTTCATAGCCTTGTTGAGAAGGCTTCTACATTTAGCACCGAATCATTGCAAGGCAGAAAGTCTGATCCTGGTAATCAGATTCTTGAGTTGCTTTTGCGACTTGTCTCTTTGGTTGATATACaagtaagtttcttttttggtcatCTCCATCTACTTGAGCTACTAGAAAATGGTTACTGTGCTCATACGTTAATGTTCTCTCCGTCTTtgtatacatttttgttttggtttaggtgTTGCCATATCTTATGA
- a CDS encoding obscurin-like protein, producing the protein MARKANNSFFLEEWLRTVSGSSVSGDLVKQNSAPSARSIIQAWSEIRESLQNQNFDSRYLQALRALVSSESTIHVADPQAKLLISILAFQDVSLPSESYTLVLRLLYVWIRKAFRPSQALVGVAVQAIRGVVDDRRNLQPALVAQSVLVSGAFACVPSLSGDVKVLCLELLCRLLEEEYSLVGSQEELVPVVLAGIGYALSSSLDVHYVRLLDLLFGIWLKDEGPRGTVTYGLMILHLIEWVVSGYMRSNSINKMSLFANEVLETSKEKYAVFAVFMAAAGVVRASTAGFSSGAQSLEISKLRNSAEKRIEFVAQILVSNGNVVTLPTTQREGPLLKCFAIALARCGSVSSSAPLLLCLTSALLTQVFPLGQIYESFCNAFGKEPIGPRLIWVREHLSDVLFKESGAISGAFCNQYSSASEENKYIVENMIWDFCQNLYLQHRQIAMLLCGIEDTLLGDIEKIAESSFLMVVVFALAVTKQWLKPIVSKERKMVTSVKILVSFSCVEYFRHIRLPEYMETIREVISCVQENDAPCVSFVESIPAYDSLTNPKDLFTQRIKYEWSRDDVQTSRILFYLRVIPTCIGRLSASAFRGVVASTMFLYP; encoded by the exons ATGGCGAGAAAAGCTAACAATAGTTTTTTCCTTGAAGAATGGTTAAGGACTGTGAGTGGAAGTAGTGTCTCTGGTGATCTAGTGAAGCAAAATTCTGCTCCATCTGCTAGGTCGATTATTCAAGCATGGTCTGAGATTCGTGAATctcttcaaaaccaaaactttgatTCACGTTACCTTCAAGCTTTGAGAGCTTTGGTTAGCTCTGAGTCCACTATCCATGTTGCAGATCCCCAAGCAAAGCTACTTATTTCTATACTAGCTTTTCAAGATGTATCTCTTCCGTCTGAGTCTTACACACTTGTTCTCAGACTACTCTATGTGTGGATTAGGAAAGCATTTCGACCGTCTCAAGCACTTGTTGGTGTAGCGGTTCAGGCCATTCGTGGCGTTGTTGATGACAGGCGTAATCTCCAACCAGCCTTAGTAGCGCAGAGTGTTCTGGTTTCTGGTGCGTTTGCGTGTGTTCCTTCTCTGTCAGGAGACGTGAAAGTCTTATGCTTGGAATTGTTATGCAGGCTTTTGGAAGAAGAGTACTCTTTAGTGGGATCTCAAGAAGAACTTGTTCCTGTAGTGCTTGCAGGAATTGGGTATGCTTTATCTTCTTCGTTGGATGTTCATTACGTCAGACTATTGGATTTATTGTTTGGCATTTGGTTAAAAGACGAGGGTCCTCGTGGCACTGTCACTTACGGTCTGATGATTCTTCATTTGATTGAGTGGGTTGTGTCAGGTTATATGCGGTCTAATTCTATCAACAAGATGTCTCTTTTTGCGAACGAGGTACTAGAGACTTCTAAGGAAAAGTATGCTGTTTTCGCTGTCTTCATGGCAGCAGCTGGGGTAGTGAGAGCTTCCACGGCAGGATTCAGTAGTGGTGCACAGAGTTTGGAGATTTCTAAACTAAGAAATTCAGCTGAAAAGCGAATAGAATTTGTAGctcaaattttagtttctaaTGGTAATGTTGTTACACTTCCAACCACACAGAGAGAAGGTCCCCTGTTGAAGTGCTTTGCTATTGCATTGGCTCGATGTGGGTctgtttcttcctctgctcCTCTGCTTTTGTGTCTCACTTCTGCATTGTTAACTCAGGTATTTCCTTTAGGCCAGATATATGAATCATTTTGCAATGCTTTTGGCAAAGAGCCTATTGGACCAAGACTCATTTGGGTCAGGGAGCATCTTTCTGATGTTCTTTTCAAGGAATCAGGGGCCATATCTGGGGCTTTCTGCAATCAATATTCATCAGCAAGTGAAGAGAACAAGTATATTGTGGAGAATATGATTTGGGATTTCTGTCAAAATCTCTACTTACAGCACCGTCAAATTGCTATGTTGCTTTGTGGTATAGAAGATACATTGCTTGGAGACATCGAGAAAATTGCAGAATCATCTTTCCTTATGGTTGTCGTCTTTGCGCTAGCTGTTACGAAACAATGGCTAAAACCAATAGTgtctaaagaaagaaaaatggtgaCATCAGTTAAGATATTAGTTTCGTTCTCCTGTGTAGAGTATTTCAGGCATATTCGTTTACCTGAATACATGGAGACAATTAGAGAGGTGATTTCATGTGTCCAGGAGAATGATGCTCCTTGTGTTTCATTTGTAGAGTCCATTCCTGCCTATGATAGCTTGACGAATCCGAAAG ACTTGTTTACGCAAAGGATAAAATATGAATGGTCAAGAGATGATGTGCAGACATCTCGAATATTGTTTTATCTTCGAGTAATCCCAACTTGCATCGGACGGTTATCTGCTTCTGCCTTCAGGGGAGTGGTTGCATCAACCATGTTTTTGTATCCTTGA
- a CDS encoding obscurin-like protein, whose amino-acid sequence MILHLIEWVVSGYMRSNSINKMSLFANEVLETSKEKYAVFAVFMAAAGVVRASTAGFSSGAQSLEISKLRNSAEKRIEFVAQILVSNGNVVTLPTTQREGPLLKCFAIALARCGSVSSSAPLLLCLTSALLTQVFPLGQIYESFCNAFGKEPIGPRLIWVREHLSDVLFKESGAISGAFCNQYSSASEENKYIVENMIWDFCQNLYLQHRQIAMLLCGIEDTLLGDIEKIAESSFLMVVVFALAVTKQWLKPIVSKERKMVTSVKILVSFSCVEYFRHIRLPEYMETIREVISCVQENDAPCVSFVESIPAYDSLTNPKDLFTQRIKYEWSRDDVQTSRILFYLRVIPTCIGRLSASAFRGVVASTMFLYIGHPNRKVAQASHTLLAAFLSSAKESEEDERTQFKEQLVFYYMQRSLEVYPEITPFEGLASGVATLVQHLPAGSPAIFYSVHSLVEKASTFSTESLQGRKSDPGNQILELLLRLVSLVDIQVLPYLMKSLAQLVIKLPKERQNVVLGELYGQVAESDDVIRKPSLVSWLQSLNYLCSNNRTEVLASGSTIDTSNQLAARL is encoded by the exons ATGATTCTTCATTTGATTGAGTGGGTTGTGTCAGGTTATATGCGGTCTAATTCTATCAACAAGATGTCTCTTTTTGCGAACGAGGTACTAGAGACTTCTAAGGAAAAGTATGCTGTTTTCGCTGTCTTCATGGCAGCAGCTGGGGTAGTGAGAGCTTCCACGGCAGGATTCAGTAGTGGTGCACAGAGTTTGGAGATTTCTAAACTAAGAAATTCAGCTGAAAAGCGAATAGAATTTGTAGctcaaattttagtttctaaTGGTAATGTTGTTACACTTCCAACCACACAGAGAGAAGGTCCCCTGTTGAAGTGCTTTGCTATTGCATTGGCTCGATGTGGGTctgtttcttcctctgctcCTCTGCTTTTGTGTCTCACTTCTGCATTGTTAACTCAGGTATTTCCTTTAGGCCAGATATATGAATCATTTTGCAATGCTTTTGGCAAAGAGCCTATTGGACCAAGACTCATTTGGGTCAGGGAGCATCTTTCTGATGTTCTTTTCAAGGAATCAGGGGCCATATCTGGGGCTTTCTGCAATCAATATTCATCAGCAAGTGAAGAGAACAAGTATATTGTGGAGAATATGATTTGGGATTTCTGTCAAAATCTCTACTTACAGCACCGTCAAATTGCTATGTTGCTTTGTGGTATAGAAGATACATTGCTTGGAGACATCGAGAAAATTGCAGAATCATCTTTCCTTATGGTTGTCGTCTTTGCGCTAGCTGTTACGAAACAATGGCTAAAACCAATAGTgtctaaagaaagaaaaatggtgaCATCAGTTAAGATATTAGTTTCGTTCTCCTGTGTAGAGTATTTCAGGCATATTCGTTTACCTGAATACATGGAGACAATTAGAGAGGTGATTTCATGTGTCCAGGAGAATGATGCTCCTTGTGTTTCATTTGTAGAGTCCATTCCTGCCTATGATAGCTTGACGAATCCGAAAG ACTTGTTTACGCAAAGGATAAAATATGAATGGTCAAGAGATGATGTGCAGACATCTCGAATATTGTTTTATCTTCGAGTAATCCCAACTTGCATCGGACGGTTATCTGCTTCTGCCTTCAGGGGAGTGGTTGCATCAACCATGTTTTT ATATATTGGACATCCTAACAGAAAAGTGGCGCAAGCATCTCATACGTTGTTGGCAGCATTTCTCTCTTCAGCAAAAGAATCAGAGGAGGACGAACGAACTCAATTCAAAGAACAACTTGTTTTCTATTACATGCAACGATCTTTGGAG GTTTACCCTGAGATCACACCTTTTGAAGGTTTAGCTTCCGGCGTTGCAACCTTGGTCCAGCATCTACCTGCGGGAAGTCCTGCTATATTTTATTCTGTTCATAGCCTTGTTGAGAAGGCTTCTACATTTAGCACCGAATCATTGCAAGGCAGAAAGTCTGATCCTGGTAATCAGATTCTTGAGTTGCTTTTGCGACTTGTCTCTTTGGTTGATATACaa gtgTTGCCATATCTTATGAAGTCATTGGCACAGCTAGTTATAAAGTTACCAAAAGAAAGACAGAACGTTGTGCTTGGTGAATTGTATGGTCAAGTGGCTGAGTCAGACGATGTGATTCGCAAGCCTTCTTTGGTCTCTTGGCTACAGTCACTGAACTACTTATGTTCTAATAACCGTACTGAAGTTTTAGCTTCTGGATCAACGATAGACACTTCGAACCAGTTGGCTGCTCGACTCTAG